CAAAGCAACAACCACAGCACCGGTCAGAGTAGCAAAATCCACCAATCCATCCAGCTCATATTTGTCTGTAATGTAAGCCAGTCCATCAGCCAGGATCAAACGACCTTCAGCATCAGTATTCAGGATCTCAATGGTTTTACCGTTATAGGCAGTGAGGATATCACCAGGTTTATAGGCCTCCCCACCAAGCATATTCTCAGTGGAGGGAACGACTGCGATAATATTCAGAGCAGGTTTTATTTCAGCCACAACGGACATGATACCCAAAACAGCAGCTCCACCCAGCATATCAAATTTCATCTCATCCATACCAGCTGAGGGTTTTATGGAAATACCACCTGCATCAAAGGTGAGGCCTTTTCCAACGAGTCCCAGAGTCTTGGCATCTGCTCCACCACCGCGGTATTCTAAAATGATGAATTTAGGTGGTACATCAGATCCCTGAGCAACACCCTGGATCCCACCGAAGCCCAGCTTTTCAAAATCTTCACGTTCAAAAACGGTTAGCTTCATGCCACCTGTTTTGGCAATTGATTCAGCAGTATCGGCCAGATAGGTAGGCGTCGCAATATTGGAGGGATGGTTGCCCAGATCGCGAGCCAGCACGACACCGGCTGAAATACTCATCCCATAGTCAAGTGCTGCACGTATGTCAGTATCACTCACAACCACAACTGCTTGAATACCTGCAAATTCATCATCTGATTTTTTATAATTGAGAAAACGATAACTACCCATCACCAGCCCTTCTGTCAGGGCTTGTGCATCAGCGGTATTCAGATATGCTTCGCCCATAAACTCGATGGCCAGGGTTGGAAGCTTCAGATCCAGAACCTTTTTTGCAGCAGTGGCGGCTGCCTGACGTAGAAAATCAGCAGTGTACTTTTCGGATTCGCCCAAGCCAATGGCTATATAGCGTTTAGCAGTTTTGCAGGTTGGGGAGTAGAGTACCAGGGACTGATTCAACTTACCAGTGAATTCGCCATTCTCCAGAGCCAGTTCGATCTGCTGAGTCAGGTTAGGATGATCTTTTTTAAATGTTTCTGGAACACCCAGGTCAGAGAAAACACCAAATATATAGGCTGCTTGTCCGGTGGGAACATCAGTATAGGATTTTAAGTTCAGTTTAAAAAATGACATTTGTTATGATTCCTCTCATTAAGTTTGTTCAAAAAGTATGTATGGCATATATAGCCGAATTGTTCAGGCATGTAATCTAGAAAATTTGCTGACCGAACGAAACCGGAAAAGTGCACGAGTTTGAAACCTCAGTCATGACCGTTGAACCAACAGGATTGAGGTTTTTACTGTGAATATTCCACTCTATGGTCTCCCAGATGGCTATTACTGCCCCTTGCTATTTTTAATTATTGGATTACCAGCCTGTTCCAATAAGAAATCTTCCAACCCCAGGTAGGCCGCCCGGGCCAGTGTTTCCAGGCCTTCCTCAGACAGCAGGAACATCTCCTCGTAGGGGTAGGTCATGAAAGCGCCTTCGATGAGATAAACCAGATATTCAGTTTGCCGGGTCAGGTAGTAATAGTAACGGATCACTTTTCCGGATGTATCGATTCCCATATTGCTCAAATGGGGATAAAGCTTATCGCTGAGTGCTTTAGCACTGGGCCAGGTGTAGAAGGTTGAGGCTCCCTTGGCCATAAGAATGTCCCTGCTGCTTCCCGGTGCATTATTATGAGCCATCACAAAGATATGAACGCTATCGTTGCGGGCGATCTCCGCTCGTTGAGCCAGGCTTAGCTGTCGATCATCCCGACGAGTCAGATAAACCGTGGCACCGGCCTCTAACAGCATTTTTTCCAACATCAGACTATAACGTAAATTAGCATCTGCCTCAGCATAACCGGTGAGACCCAGAGCACCCCGTTGCCAGCCACCATGACCTGGATCGATCTCAATCCTGATATTGGCGAATAGCGAATCCTGCGAGATGACTGGCGCTTTGCGAATACCGATCACCAGATAGTCACCTTCATAGCGTCCGAACCAACCCCAAAATTTCTGGCTGGGATAAAAATCCATCTGCCAGATCAGGTCTTCAGGTTGACTGCGCTCGACGAAAAGGATGGCTGAATCATCCTCGGGATAGGTGGTCCATTCCCAGCCCTGTTTGGCTCCAAAAACCCTAAGTTCCAGGCGTGATGGAACTGCTTTTTCTTTGATTTCAAAGGGTAAACGCTGCTTGCCAGTATATATCCGGAAGAGGTTCCAGTCTTCCTGGTTTTCAGCTTGCATCGATCCCAGAAAATGAGCAGAGTTCAATTTACTTTCAGGGTTTAGCACGACGCGGCTGGCGCGGACATAAGCCGTTCGATAGTCCCCAAGTTGAATATGATACATGTGATCTTTCAGCCCAATAATCTGTAGTGAAACAGAATCCGCCATAGGGAACAGTAATTGATCGGTACTGGGTGTGTCATACACGCGAGTATCAACATGTGTGGTTAAACCACCTAAGGCATCAGTCAGAATGCGCAGGGGAGCACTTTTGATGCGCTTTGACAGGACACCCATTCGATACAGTACGCGAGTGTTGAGCTCTTTATCAATATCTCCTGGCTGAACAGAACCTTGATAGTGACCAGGTTTGGACTCGTTCAAAATTCGCCAACCC
The window above is part of the Candidatus Neomarinimicrobiota bacterium genome. Proteins encoded here:
- a CDS encoding leucyl aminopeptidase gives rise to the protein MSFFKLNLKSYTDVPTGQAAYIFGVFSDLGVPETFKKDHPNLTQQIELALENGEFTGKLNQSLVLYSPTCKTAKRYIAIGLGESEKYTADFLRQAAATAAKKVLDLKLPTLAIEFMGEAYLNTADAQALTEGLVMGSYRFLNYKKSDDEFAGIQAVVVVSDTDIRAALDYGMSISAGVVLARDLGNHPSNIATPTYLADTAESIAKTGGMKLTVFEREDFEKLGFGGIQGVAQGSDVPPKFIILEYRGGGADAKTLGLVGKGLTFDAGGISIKPSAGMDEMKFDMLGGAAVLGIMSVVAEIKPALNIIAVVPSTENMLGGEAYKPGDILTAYNGKTIEILNTDAEGRLILADGLAYITDKYELDGLVDFATLTGAVVVALGHRYSGIMTNNQDFADQLISAGKKTQDRVWQMPLDDEYAEDIKSKIADIKNTGESREAGTIAAGAFLQEFVKEGTSWCHIDIAGSGWHKKGRSYLPEGPTGAGVRLIMELIRTWE
- a CDS encoding N-acetylmuramoyl-L-alanine amidase; this encodes MTSSPRNFILSILIIFSTSCLQAAEDPIPRLKLLHPRPDMQFWVDQIEVAGDIPPGTEVRVAGEVVFPDDDGRFRHMLTLDRPTVLIPITETRGSRVFHDTTRVFHRAPDHMMADSIFINHNIPQELAINFVYPQSGNFRGSQISLRGRTHPEATLFMNNDTVKVYASGAYTIHVQIQPGENHFDFQATLDSTVVSERLTLTKPLPAPIALDLEPRTAQPASERWILAGEQLQVGIRGPYSKKVYYKIPGVTGWRILNESKPGHYQGSVQPGDIDKELNTRVLYRMGVLSKRIKSAPLRILTDALGGLTTHVDTRVYDTPSTDQLLFPMADSVSLQIIGLKDHMYHIQLGDYRTAYVRASRVVLNPESKLNSAHFLGSMQAENQEDWNLFRIYTGKQRLPFEIKEKAVPSRLELRVFGAKQGWEWTTYPEDDSAILFVERSQPEDLIWQMDFYPSQKFWGWFGRYEGDYLVIGIRKAPVISQDSLFANIRIEIDPGHGGWQRGALGLTGYAEADANLRYSLMLEKMLLEAGATVYLTRRDDRQLSLAQRAEIARNDSVHIFVMAHNNAPGSSRDILMAKGASTFYTWPSAKALSDKLYPHLSNMGIDTSGKVIRYYYYLTRQTEYLVYLIEGAFMTYPYEEMFLLSEEGLETLARAAYLGLEDFLLEQAGNPIIKNSKGQ